One stretch of Bacteroidota bacterium DNA includes these proteins:
- a CDS encoding DNA/RNA non-specific endonuclease → MRIAPLNRWVAILAITAFSLTGFNACSESPLSPESGKSAPSLTGPIVGEQQAVVFTEGFESGTKTSYAAATITLGSGSWNLNDALIGTSTSDRKSGTKSARVVNTGKITQQFNVTNGISTVSVKHAKYGTDANSSWELWVSVNSGSTWTKYGSTVSTTSTTLTTATITVNVTGSARIELRKVSGGSARINIDDVVINDNAGGTPPPGNTETESNNTTGTANSVSVFPTTLNGTMSTTTDVDYFKFSVTNGQTVSLSMTVPAGLDYDLYLLNPSSATVASSENGAGSTESISYAATVSGTFYAQVLSYSGSSTSSWYALTVNVTGGSTPPPSSSVHLTLGNPSGAVTSTSYPTNYLMEKTQYAMSYHRDRGIPNWVAWHLDATWLGSTARQDDFRADNTLPSGWYQVGGSSYSGSGFDRGHLCPSADRTKTVADNSSTFLMTNMMPQAPNNNQGPWAKLEDYLRTLVSSGNEVYIYAGSYGTQSTIDGGRVTVPAGTWKVAVVLTSGTGDLGRVTTSTRVIAVDMTNYNASISKTADWKTFRVSVDAIESKTGLDLLNAVSTTIQATIESRVDNL, encoded by the coding sequence ATGCGTATCGCTCCGCTCAACCGCTGGGTGGCCATTCTGGCCATTACAGCCTTTTCGCTGACGGGCTTCAATGCCTGTTCTGAGTCCCCGCTCTCACCAGAGTCCGGGAAATCTGCCCCCTCCCTAACCGGACCCATCGTGGGAGAGCAACAAGCAGTTGTTTTCACCGAAGGATTCGAATCGGGAACCAAAACATCCTATGCAGCCGCCACCATTACCCTCGGATCGGGATCCTGGAATCTGAATGACGCCCTCATCGGAACCAGCACCAGTGACAGGAAATCGGGGACCAAAAGCGCCCGGGTGGTCAATACGGGAAAGATCACCCAGCAGTTTAACGTGACCAACGGGATTTCCACCGTTTCGGTTAAACACGCCAAATACGGCACCGACGCCAACTCCTCCTGGGAACTGTGGGTCTCGGTAAACAGCGGATCCACCTGGACCAAATACGGATCAACCGTTTCCACCACCTCGACCACACTCACAACCGCCACCATCACGGTGAATGTAACCGGGTCTGCCCGGATCGAACTGCGTAAAGTAAGCGGCGGCTCGGCCCGGATTAACATCGACGACGTGGTCATTAACGACAATGCCGGCGGCACTCCCCCTCCCGGTAACACCGAAACCGAATCGAACAACACCACCGGAACCGCCAACAGCGTCTCCGTTTTCCCTACCACTCTCAACGGAACCATGAGCACCACCACCGATGTGGATTACTTCAAGTTTTCAGTCACCAATGGTCAGACGGTATCGCTGTCCATGACCGTTCCGGCCGGATTGGATTATGACCTGTATCTGCTGAATCCATCCTCCGCCACCGTTGCCAGTTCAGAAAACGGAGCCGGATCCACCGAATCCATCAGTTATGCGGCTACGGTGAGCGGTACCTTTTACGCTCAGGTTTTATCGTACAGCGGCAGCAGCACGTCATCCTGGTATGCCCTTACGGTCAACGTCACCGGCGGATCCACACCGCCCCCATCATCAAGCGTTCACCTGACACTGGGAAATCCGAGCGGAGCCGTGACCAGCACGTCTTACCCCACCAATTATCTGATGGAAAAGACCCAGTACGCCATGTCCTATCACCGCGATCGCGGAATTCCCAACTGGGTAGCCTGGCATCTCGATGCGACCTGGCTGGGCAGCACGGCCCGTCAGGATGATTTCCGGGCGGATAATACCCTTCCATCCGGATGGTATCAGGTGGGCGGATCATCCTATTCCGGCTCGGGTTTTGACCGCGGACATCTCTGCCCGTCTGCCGACCGGACCAAAACCGTGGCTGACAACAGCTCCACGTTTCTCATGACCAACATGATGCCTCAGGCACCCAACAACAATCAGGGCCCATGGGCCAAACTGGAAGATTACCTGCGCACCCTGGTATCCTCGGGAAATGAAGTGTATATCTATGCCGGCAGTTACGGCACCCAATCCACCATCGATGGCGGCCGTGTCACTGTTCCCGCCGGCACCTGGAAAGTGGCAGTGGTTCTGACATCAGGCACCGGAGATCTCGGCCGTGTGACCACCTCAACCCGGGTCATCGCCGTCGACATGACCAATTACAACGCCTCCATCAGCAAAACAGCCGACTGGAAAACATTCCGCGTGTCGGTGGATGCCATCGAATCCAAAACCGGACTCGATTTGCTGAATGCTGTCTCAACCACCATTCAGGCCACCATCGAAAGCCGTGTGGATAACCTGTAA